Proteins from a genomic interval of Quercus lobata isolate SW786 chromosome 11, ValleyOak3.0 Primary Assembly, whole genome shotgun sequence:
- the LOC115968822 gene encoding protein ACTIVITY OF BC1 COMPLEX KINASE 3, chloroplastic-like: protein MEWIIGESPTDLLSVSTGNSIDHGSRYTERQQFDAKRRLLDLVNKGVEASLVQLLETGLLHADPHPGNLRYTSTGQIGFLDFGLLCQMEKKHQYAMLASIVHMVNGDWESLVRALIEMDVVRLGTNIRRVTMVSYLVLSTLKFQFIAVS, encoded by the exons ATGGAGTGGATAATTGGTGAAAGTCCAACTGATTTACTTTCTGTATCTACTGGAAACTCCATTGATCATGGTTCTCGTTATACAGAGAGGCAGCAATTTGATGCGAAAAGGCGTCTTCTTGATCTG GTGAACAAAGGAGTGGAGGCATCATTAGTTCAACTCCTTGAAACAGGCTTATTGCATGCTGATCCACATCCAGGAAACTTGCGTTACACGTCCACAGGGCAAATAGG GTTTCTGGATTTTGGTTTGCTATGTCAGATGGAAAAGAAGCATCAATATGCTATGCTTGCATCCATAGTGCACATGGTAAATGGGGATTGGGAATCCCTTGTTCGTGCTTTGATTGAAATGGATGTTGTGAGGCTAGGGACTAACATCCGACGTGTTACAATGGTATCATATTTGGTTCTCTCTACTCTCAAGTTTCAGTTTATAGCTGTTTCTTAG